In Aliarcobacter faecis, a genomic segment contains:
- a CDS encoding sulfite exporter TauE/SafE family protein has product MDLNSDFLIVLSIILFFSSLIQGSLGFGFPLIATPLLAMITDMKTAVLYVAIPTLLINIIAIFSEGNFFNAIKKFYPLASFGMIGSAIGTQILIYSSSEFFKILLACTILFYLLIQKFKFEMTWVRDKPKTSLVIFGLSAGIIGGLTNVMAIVLLIYSLELKHTRKDVIQSTNICFLSGKLIQIVIFIFHDSFTQEILTISLSSLIVVVIAMFIGLKIKNKIPQDSYRKIIKVFLFLIAISLIYQTIF; this is encoded by the coding sequence ATGGACTTAAATAGTGATTTTTTAATCGTCTTATCAATAATTTTATTTTTCTCTTCTTTAATTCAAGGAAGTCTTGGTTTTGGTTTTCCCCTTATTGCAACACCACTTCTTGCTATGATTACAGATATGAAAACGGCAGTTTTATATGTAGCTATTCCGACACTACTAATTAATATAATAGCTATTTTTAGTGAAGGTAATTTTTTTAATGCTATAAAAAAATTTTATCCTCTAGCTAGTTTTGGAATGATAGGAAGTGCAATAGGAACACAAATTCTTATTTATAGTAGTTCAGAATTTTTTAAGATACTACTAGCTTGTACAATTCTTTTTTATTTGCTTATTCAGAAATTTAAATTTGAGATGACTTGGGTTAGAGATAAACCAAAAACTTCTTTAGTTATATTTGGGCTTAGTGCAGGAATTATTGGTGGCTTGACCAATGTTATGGCAATAGTTTTATTAATTTATTCCTTAGAGTTAAAACATACAAGAAAAGATGTAATTCAATCAACAAATATATGCTTTTTATCTGGAAAGCTTATTCAAATAGTAATTTTTATATTCCATGATTCATTTACACAAGAGATATTAACAATATCTTTGAGTAGCCTAATAGTAGTTGTAATAGCTATGTTTATAGGGCTTAAAATAAAAAATAAGATTCCTCAAGATAGCTATAGAAAGATTATTAAAGTATTTTTATTTTTAATTGCAATTTCTTTAATTTATCAAACAATTTTTTAA
- a CDS encoding DASS family sodium-coupled anion symporter: MSKQAIKLLIPVLVAIALWFIPVPEGLSSNAWHFLAIFLAVVIGLILEPVPAALVGFTGVSIVALLGLVGNSKESINWALSGFGNSVIWLIFAAFMFALGYKKTGLGKRVSLLMVKYMGKSTLGLGYAVAFSDLILAPFMPSNTARSGGSVYPVAINIPQIFNSFPNENPRKIGSYISWVAIATTCVTSSMFLTALAPNLLAVDLIAKNSGHTITWMEWAKVMIPLMIPLFLLTPWLTYVIYPPTQKKSPEAPAWAAEELKKLGSITFKEYLMATLATVALIFWIFGKEFGVDATTTAICIVSIMVLSGVITWDDLLSDKAAFNVFIWFSTLVAMADGLKKVGILDYIGKNSQVMLSDLSATSLIIALIILFFLLHYFFASVTAHVTALVPLFMVIASTLLPAEQIIPFTIIFAGTLGVMGIITPYGTGPSPIWYGAGYISQAKWWALGGIFGILYLITMIIGVFIFI, encoded by the coding sequence ATGTCAAAACAAGCTATAAAACTATTAATACCTGTATTAGTAGCAATTGCCTTGTGGTTTATTCCTGTACCTGAAGGTTTATCTTCAAATGCATGGCATTTTTTAGCAATATTTTTAGCAGTTGTTATTGGGCTTATTCTTGAACCTGTTCCAGCAGCTCTTGTAGGTTTTACTGGTGTTTCTATTGTTGCCCTTTTAGGCTTAGTTGGAAACTCTAAAGAGAGTATCAACTGGGCATTATCAGGATTTGGGAATAGTGTTATTTGGTTAATCTTTGCTGCTTTTATGTTTGCACTTGGATATAAAAAAACAGGTCTTGGTAAAAGAGTATCTTTACTTATGGTTAAATATATGGGGAAAAGTACATTAGGATTAGGATATGCTGTTGCATTTTCTGATTTAATTCTTGCTCCATTTATGCCATCAAATACTGCAAGAAGTGGTGGTAGTGTGTATCCAGTAGCTATTAATATACCTCAAATTTTTAACTCATTTCCAAATGAGAACCCGCGAAAAATTGGTTCTTATATCTCTTGGGTTGCAATAGCAACAACTTGTGTTACAAGTTCTATGTTCTTAACTGCACTTGCTCCAAACTTATTAGCTGTAGATTTAATTGCAAAAAATAGTGGTCATACTATAACTTGGATGGAGTGGGCAAAAGTTATGATTCCTTTAATGATTCCTTTATTTTTACTAACTCCTTGGCTTACTTATGTTATATACCCACCTACACAAAAAAAATCTCCAGAAGCTCCAGCTTGGGCAGCAGAAGAGTTAAAAAAGCTAGGTTCAATTACATTTAAAGAGTATTTAATGGCTACTTTAGCAACAGTTGCTCTTATTTTCTGGATATTTGGAAAAGAGTTTGGTGTAGATGCTACAACAACAGCTATTTGTATTGTTTCAATAATGGTTTTATCAGGGGTTATCACTTGGGATGACTTACTTTCAGATAAAGCAGCATTTAATGTATTTATTTGGTTCTCTACTTTAGTTGCTATGGCTGATGGGTTAAAAAAAGTTGGTATTTTAGATTATATAGGTAAAAATTCTCAAGTTATGCTATCAGATTTGAGTGCAACATCTTTAATTATTGCTCTAATAATTTTATTTTTCCTTTTACACTACTTTTTTGCAAGTGTAACTGCTCATGTTACTGCATTAGTACCTTTATTTATGGTTATTGCATCTACACTTTTACCTGCTGAACAAATAATTCCATTTACAATTATTTTTGCAGGAACTTTAGGAGTTATGGGAATTATCACTCCTTATGGAACTGGTCCTTCTCCTATTTGGTATGGTGCTGGATATATTTCTCAAGCAAAATGGTGGGCATTAGGTGGTATTTTTGGTATATTATATTTAATAACTATGATTATAGGTGTATTTATATTTATATAA
- a CDS encoding ArsS family sensor histidine kinase — protein MIKNISISTFINIIFTLAFISIFATFAIFIKYDKERHDSSLQNRYELIAENFLILFQDYPTNERLVELYKKFNVRPIDNRDRILEIINNAQELTITQNYLGTYRVYKFDETFYIYVQQYGYNIMLRDTKHHNYSVAFISIGFIAALIIFLILYEILTKKLKPLKILNRQIIEFSKGNKDIKLNYSGNDEIGTIARNFNEAINIINNQSKSKDLFMRNMMHELKTPITKAMFIAETLENEKTKDNLQKAFRRMDDIIKELATVEKLTSKNTMIYKEKVDFLTIFDKTIDLMLINQKNLEQDIINFYFEVDIYMMSIALKNLIDNALKFSTDKKVKIEANNKSIKIISTGEVLKNSLDFYTDAFYQEDKRSSGFGLGLYIVKTIVNLHKYKLKYKNKDGKNYFIIDLEDRLK, from the coding sequence ATGATAAAAAACATCTCTATTTCTACTTTTATAAATATTATTTTTACTCTTGCATTTATATCCATTTTTGCAACTTTTGCTATATTTATTAAATATGATAAAGAGAGACATGATTCAAGTTTACAAAATAGATATGAGTTAATAGCCGAAAACTTTTTAATACTTTTTCAAGACTATCCAACAAATGAAAGATTGGTAGAACTTTATAAAAAATTTAATGTAAGACCAATAGATAATAGAGATAGAATTTTAGAAATTATAAACAATGCTCAAGAACTTACAATTACTCAAAACTATTTAGGAACTTATAGAGTTTATAAATTTGATGAAACTTTCTATATTTATGTTCAACAGTATGGTTATAATATTATGTTAAGAGATACAAAACATCATAATTATAGTGTTGCATTTATCTCTATTGGATTTATTGCTGCATTAATAATATTTCTAATTTTATATGAAATCTTAACTAAAAAGTTGAAACCTTTAAAAATTTTGAATAGACAAATAATAGAGTTTTCAAAAGGGAATAAAGATATAAAACTAAATTATAGTGGAAATGATGAAATAGGAACAATTGCAAGAAATTTTAATGAAGCAATAAATATTATAAATAATCAATCAAAGTCAAAAGATCTGTTTATGAGAAATATGATGCATGAGCTTAAAACTCCAATTACAAAAGCTATGTTTATTGCTGAAACTTTGGAAAATGAAAAAACTAAAGATAATCTTCAAAAAGCATTTAGAAGAATGGATGATATAATTAAAGAGTTAGCAACTGTTGAAAAACTCACTTCAAAAAATACTATGATTTATAAAGAAAAAGTAGATTTTCTTACAATTTTTGATAAGACAATAGATTTAATGCTAATAAACCAAAAAAATCTTGAGCAAGATATTATAAATTTTTATTTTGAAGTTGATATTTATATGATGTCAATAGCTCTTAAAAATTTAATAGATAATGCTCTAAAATTTAGTACAGATAAAAAAGTAAAAATAGAAGCAAATAATAAAAGTATAAAAATAATATCAACAGGAGAGGTTTTAAAAAATAGCCTAGATTTTTATACAGATGCTTTTTATCAAGAGGATAAAAGAAGCAGTGGTTTTGGTCTTGGGCTTTATATAGTTAAAACTATTGTAAATTTACATAAATATAAACTAAAATATAAAAATAAAGATGGAAAGAATTATTTTATTATTGATTTAGAAGATAGATTAAAATAG
- a CDS encoding GNVR domain-containing protein, with protein MVIQLLNTQNLILSLQNIVGNLIKEKEDLLNIKLKDLEKKVEELKNSDIVGELITNDFPIKPKKSLIIVVAFITGFIFSIFLVFFLNFIQSFKEKN; from the coding sequence ATGGTAATTCAATTATTAAATACACAAAATCTTATTCTAAGTTTACAAAATATAGTTGGAAATTTAATAAAAGAGAAAGAAGACTTGCTAAATATTAAATTAAAAGATTTAGAAAAGAAAGTTGAAGAGTTAAAAAATAGTGATATAGTTGGAGAACTTATAACAAATGATTTTCCAATAAAGCCTAAGAAATCTTTGATTATTGTAGTTGCATTTATAACTGGATTTATATTTTCAATTTTTTTGGTATTTTTTCTAAACTTTATACAATCTTTTAAAGAAAAAAATTAA
- a CDS encoding Do family serine endopeptidase, whose translation MNKKLFFTSIILASSLFAKNIEFEEIGKNPQRITPNSSAEILSFNNSIKSSVNSIVNISAKKSVNSNINTLPMQMFDDPFFKKFFGEEFTNQFKQNRVQRSLGSGVIVTKDGYIVTNNHVIENADEISVTIGDDPTEYTAKLIGKDSDSDIAVIKIDASKDLTPIKLGDSDSLLIGDITFAIGNPFGVGNTVTMGIISALNKDKVGINKYENYIQTDASINPGNSGGALVDSRGALIGINTAILSKSGGNDGIGFAIPVDMVKDVVGKLVSDGKVVRGYLGVAIAELEKDSKLVYKRSEGAVVLDISNDTPAAKYGLKRGDLIYSINGKPIKDRNALQNTIASFKPNDKVNLGIERDGKDISLDIILADRSTIIGIQSETNSFLGGLKLSNITNETIKRYRLSNDTNGVLVTDVEPKSKAEKAGFLAGDIIVQIEDIEIKNLSNIETALKKYNEKHKRVYINRYGQTIMFVIQ comes from the coding sequence TTGAATAAAAAATTGTTTTTCACATCTATTATATTGGCTAGTTCACTTTTTGCAAAAAATATAGAATTTGAAGAGATAGGTAAAAACCCACAAAGAATAACTCCAAATTCATCTGCTGAAATCTTATCTTTTAATAATAGTATTAAATCGTCTGTAAATTCTATTGTTAATATTTCAGCAAAAAAGAGTGTAAATTCAAATATTAATACACTTCCTATGCAAATGTTTGATGATCCATTTTTCAAAAAATTTTTTGGAGAAGAGTTTACAAACCAATTTAAACAAAATAGAGTTCAAAGGTCTCTTGGTTCTGGTGTTATTGTTACTAAAGATGGATATATTGTAACAAATAACCATGTTATTGAAAATGCAGATGAGATAAGTGTAACTATTGGGGATGATCCAACAGAATACACTGCAAAATTAATAGGAAAAGATAGTGATAGTGATATTGCTGTTATTAAAATTGATGCAAGTAAAGACCTAACACCTATAAAATTAGGGGACTCTGATTCTTTACTTATTGGAGATATAACTTTTGCTATAGGAAACCCTTTTGGAGTTGGAAATACTGTAACAATGGGAATAATTTCAGCTTTAAACAAAGATAAAGTAGGAATAAACAAATATGAAAATTATATTCAAACGGATGCATCAATAAACCCTGGAAATAGCGGTGGAGCTTTAGTTGATAGTAGAGGGGCTTTAATTGGGATAAATACAGCGATTCTATCAAAAAGTGGTGGAAATGATGGAATAGGATTTGCTATTCCTGTTGATATGGTAAAAGATGTTGTAGGAAAACTAGTAAGTGATGGAAAAGTTGTAAGAGGTTATTTAGGAGTTGCTATAGCTGAACTTGAAAAAGATTCAAAACTAGTTTACAAACGAAGTGAAGGTGCTGTTGTTTTAGATATTTCAAATGATACACCTGCTGCTAAATATGGTTTAAAAAGAGGAGATTTAATCTACTCAATTAATGGAAAACCTATAAAAGATAGAAATGCATTACAAAATACAATTGCCTCTTTCAAACCAAATGATAAAGTTAATTTGGGAATAGAAAGAGATGGAAAAGATATAAGTTTAGATATAATTTTGGCAGATAGATCAACTATAATTGGAATTCAAAGTGAAACAAATAGTTTCCTTGGTGGATTAAAACTAAGTAACATAACAAATGAGACTATAAAAAGATATAGACTCTCTAATGATACAAATGGAGTTTTAGTAACTGATGTTGAACCAAAATCAAAAGCTGAAAAAGCTGGTTTTTTAGCTGGAGATATAATTGTACAAATTGAAGATATAGAGATAAAAAATCTATCAAATATAGAAACTGCTTTAAAAAAGTATAATGAAAAACATAAAAGAGTTTATATAAATAGATATGGTCAAACAATAATGTTTGTAATTCAATAA
- a CDS encoding ABC transporter ATP-binding protein has protein sequence MIKIKNLNKIFYENKNKEFYALKNINLEIKKGSCTILKGISGSGKSTLLSIISTIQKPTSGEVFYEDELISKFPDIHSSNFRAKNIGFIFQFFNLFDELSVKENISIPLIPLGFSQKIIDEKVEIAMNRANISNKKDELILNLSGGEKQRCAISRALVNDANLILCDEPTAALDFENSQNFIKIIKELKNLGKTIIIATHDPIFFNQEFVDSQIELKNGIICE, from the coding sequence ATGATAAAAATAAAAAACTTAAATAAAATCTTTTATGAAAATAAGAACAAAGAGTTTTATGCCCTAAAAAACATAAATTTAGAGATAAAAAAAGGTTCTTGTACTATTTTAAAAGGGATAAGTGGTAGTGGGAAATCAACTCTTTTATCAATTATCTCAACTATTCAAAAACCAACAAGTGGAGAAGTTTTTTATGAGGATGAACTTATTTCAAAATTTCCAGATATTCATTCAAGTAATTTTAGAGCAAAAAATATAGGATTTATTTTCCAATTTTTTAATCTTTTTGATGAACTTAGTGTAAAAGAGAATATATCTATTCCTTTAATTCCTCTAGGATTTTCTCAAAAAATAATTGATGAAAAAGTTGAAATTGCAATGAATAGAGCAAATATATCAAATAAAAAAGATGAATTAATTTTAAATCTAAGTGGAGGAGAGAAGCAAAGATGTGCAATTTCAAGAGCTCTAGTAAATGATGCAAATCTCATACTTTGTGATGAACCAACTGCTGCTCTAGATTTTGAAAATTCACAAAACTTTATAAAAATAATTAAAGAACTTAAGAATTTAGGAAAAACTATAATTATTGCAACTCATGATCCAATATTTTTTAATCAAGAGTTTGTTGATTCACAAATAGAACTTAAAAATGGAATTATTTGTGAATAA
- a CDS encoding response regulator transcription factor, whose protein sequence is MIKILMIEDDLELAQIISDYLKAFDIHVTTTDSPYNGLSMLDLNKDYQLLILDLTLPEIDGLELIPKIREKSQIPIIISSARDDILDKVMGLERGADDYLPKPYNPRELQARIKTILKRVDSSSSNKKDNENQIFELRESDIQIIFKDVALNLTLAEYDILKLLIQRNHGVVSREDFIYTSDNIEDDSSLKNIDVIISRIRTKIANIDNSRQYIKSVRGIGYQLI, encoded by the coding sequence ATTATTAAAATACTTATGATAGAAGATGATTTAGAATTAGCACAAATCATCTCGGATTATTTAAAAGCGTTCGATATCCATGTTACAACGACTGATAGCCCTTACAATGGGCTCTCTATGCTTGATTTGAATAAAGATTATCAATTATTAATTCTTGATTTAACTCTCCCTGAAATTGATGGTCTTGAACTTATTCCAAAAATTAGAGAAAAATCTCAAATTCCAATAATTATTAGTTCAGCAAGAGATGATATATTAGATAAAGTTATGGGTTTAGAACGAGGAGCTGATGATTATTTACCAAAACCTTATAATCCTAGGGAACTTCAAGCAAGAATTAAAACTATTTTAAAAAGAGTTGATTCAAGTTCTTCAAATAAAAAAGATAATGAAAATCAGATTTTTGAATTAAGAGAGAGTGACATTCAAATAATTTTTAAAGATGTTGCTTTAAATCTTACATTAGCAGAATATGATATCTTAAAACTTCTTATACAAAGAAATCATGGAGTTGTGTCAAGAGAAGATTTTATTTATACAAGTGATAATATAGAAGATGATTCATCTTTAAAAAATATTGATGTAATTATTTCAAGAATAAGAACAAAAATAGCAAATATCGATAATAGTAGACAATATATAAAATCAGTTAGAGGTATTGGTTATCAGTTAATATGA
- the dksA gene encoding RNA polymerase-binding protein DksA yields MANKNQIDELKAILLARKESLSANIHNSIDSIDQLKDQDINDELDYADFVSDSFTEGMIANHQLDELKQIEEALKKIKEGTYGICDMCGINIPIGRLKAKPFAKFCTECRTVYEQENLKRAKA; encoded by the coding sequence ATGGCAAATAAGAATCAAATTGATGAATTAAAAGCAATTTTACTTGCAAGAAAAGAGAGCCTTTCAGCAAATATTCATAACAGCATAGATAGTATTGATCAGTTAAAAGACCAGGATATTAATGATGAACTTGATTATGCAGATTTTGTAAGTGATTCATTTACTGAGGGTATGATTGCAAATCACCAATTAGATGAGCTAAAACAAATAGAAGAAGCTCTAAAGAAGATAAAAGAGGGAACTTATGGTATTTGTGATATGTGCGGAATAAATATTCCAATTGGAAGATTAAAGGCAAAACCCTTTGCAAAATTTTGCACAGAGTGTAGAACAGTATATGAGCAAGAGAATTTGAAAAGAGCAAAAGCTTGA
- the ilvD gene encoding dihydroxy-acid dehydratase: MRSDEVKKGYDRAPHRSLLRATGLKDDDFNKPFIGVANSFIEIIPGHFFLDKVSKIIKDEIRKNGCVPFEFNTIGVDDGIAMGHDGMLFSLPSRELIANSIETVMNAHKLDAMIAIPNCDKIVPGMIMGALRVNVPTIFVSGGAMQKGYTKDGTPIDLATAFEAVGKFEAGEISEEELKDIECNACPSGGSCSGMFTANSMNTLMEAMGIALSGNGTILALTKEREELYRKAAKRVCELALDRANHEKFKLRNILNEKAVRNAFAVDMAMGGSSNTVLHMLAIAKEAGVNFELKDINAISKRVSHIAKISPSLTTVHMEDINKAGGVSAVMKEMTKRGDDILLDNLTVTGETLLERIKDAKILDTNIIHTIDNPYSEVGGLAILYGNLAEQGAVIKTAGITGARALSGKAVCFDGQAEAIKGIVSGKVKAGDVVVIRYEGPKGGPGMQEMLAPTSLIMGMGLGDKVALITDGRFSGATRGASIGHVSPEAAEGGMIGLLKDGDIINIDVDKYILSVDLSDNEIAKRKAEFKPLKKPIKSSWLGQYRALVTNASSGAVLKTDL; this comes from the coding sequence ATGAGAAGTGATGAAGTAAAAAAAGGTTATGATAGAGCACCACATAGATCTCTTTTAAGAGCAACAGGATTAAAAGATGATGATTTCAACAAACCATTTATAGGTGTTGCAAACTCATTTATAGAGATTATTCCAGGACATTTTTTCTTAGATAAAGTTTCAAAAATCATTAAAGACGAGATTAGAAAAAATGGTTGTGTACCTTTCGAATTTAATACTATTGGTGTTGATGATGGAATTGCGATGGGTCATGATGGAATGCTTTTTTCTCTTCCTAGTCGAGAATTAATTGCAAACTCAATAGAAACAGTTATGAATGCACACAAACTTGATGCTATGATAGCTATTCCAAATTGTGATAAAATTGTTCCCGGTATGATTATGGGTGCTTTAAGAGTTAATGTACCTACTATCTTTGTAAGTGGTGGAGCTATGCAAAAAGGTTATACAAAAGATGGAACACCAATAGATTTAGCAACTGCTTTTGAAGCTGTTGGAAAATTTGAAGCTGGTGAAATAAGTGAAGAAGAGTTAAAAGATATTGAGTGTAATGCCTGTCCTAGTGGTGGTTCTTGTTCTGGAATGTTTACTGCTAACTCTATGAATACACTTATGGAAGCTATGGGAATTGCCTTAAGCGGAAATGGAACAATTTTAGCATTAACAAAAGAGAGAGAAGAGTTATATAGAAAAGCTGCTAAAAGAGTTTGTGAACTAGCTTTAGATAGAGCAAATCATGAGAAATTTAAATTAAGAAATATTTTAAATGAAAAAGCTGTAAGAAATGCCTTTGCAGTTGATATGGCAATGGGTGGAAGTTCAAATACAGTTTTACATATGTTAGCTATCGCAAAAGAAGCTGGGGTTAATTTTGAATTAAAAGATATAAATGCTATCTCAAAAAGAGTTTCTCATATTGCAAAAATTTCCCCTTCTTTAACAACAGTTCATATGGAAGATATAAATAAAGCTGGTGGAGTAAGTGCCGTTATGAAAGAGATGACAAAAAGAGGTGATGATATATTACTTGATAATCTTACAGTTACAGGAGAAACTTTACTTGAAAGAATAAAAGATGCAAAAATCTTAGATACAAATATTATCCATACTATTGATAATCCTTATTCAGAAGTTGGTGGATTAGCCATTCTTTATGGAAACTTAGCAGAACAAGGTGCTGTTATTAAAACAGCAGGTATTACAGGAGCTAGAGCTTTAAGTGGAAAAGCTGTTTGTTTTGATGGACAAGCAGAAGCAATTAAAGGAATAGTTAGTGGAAAAGTAAAAGCTGGAGATGTTGTAGTAATTCGTTATGAAGGTCCAAAAGGAGGACCTGGAATGCAAGAGATGTTGGCACCAACTTCTTTAATTATGGGAATGGGACTTGGAGATAAAGTTGCATTAATTACTGATGGAAGATTTAGTGGAGCAACAAGAGGAGCCTCTATTGGACATGTAAGTCCAGAAGCTGCTGAAGGTGGAATGATAGGATTACTTAAAGATGGAGATATTATAAATATTGATGTTGATAAATATATTCTAAGTGTTGATTTAAGTGATAATGAAATTGCAAAAAGAAAAGCTGAATTCAAACCTCTTAAAAAACCTATAAAATCATCATGGCTAGGACAATATAGAGCTTTAGTTACAAATGCAAGTAGCGGAGCTGTTTTAAAAACAGATTTATAA
- a CDS encoding ABC transporter permease translates to MRINVFLNFVFLLLLKHKAKHISIFIISILIVFLCSSTIFLKDSLKHMLFKTLEYHSDFVIKNNFNKEIKLEIIPKLEKIKGISNIEQRVYGQYKFLSEDIYFTIVGTTNKDLENNSIIIGNGVKKSLDKYHYFNEFVIGNKIFKIKNNLDKEQNIVANDLIIMDINLAKEILQIETNFATDIIFDVRNELERANIKEKVLKLDNNLKIIEKSDIKKSYENIFNYKGGFFLILFIIVIFTLALVIFQRYSQISSNEKKQIAILKALGFSIKDIIKLKLTENFIISFTAFILGVIFAYIFVFIFQAPILKYIFIGFSNLQNNFLIETYFEVSSIFTLFLFFMIPFLSAVLIPTWKTSAINPYESLK, encoded by the coding sequence ATGAGAATTAATGTTTTTTTAAATTTTGTTTTTTTACTTCTTTTAAAACATAAAGCTAAACATATATCAATTTTTATAATCTCCATTTTAATAGTTTTTCTTTGCTCATCAACTATATTTTTAAAAGATTCTTTAAAACATATGCTTTTTAAAACTCTTGAATATCATAGTGATTTTGTAATTAAGAATAATTTCAATAAAGAGATAAAACTAGAAATTATTCCTAAATTAGAAAAAATTAAAGGAATTTCAAATATAGAACAAAGAGTTTATGGGCAATATAAATTTTTAAGTGAAGATATATATTTTACAATTGTGGGAACTACTAATAAAGATTTAGAAAATAATTCAATAATAATTGGAAATGGTGTAAAAAAATCATTAGATAAATATCACTATTTTAATGAATTTGTTATTGGAAATAAAATCTTTAAAATAAAAAACAACTTAGATAAAGAACAAAATATAGTTGCAAATGATTTAATAATTATGGATATAAATCTTGCAAAAGAGATTTTACAAATAGAAACTAACTTTGCAACTGACATTATCTTTGATGTAAGAAATGAGCTAGAAAGAGCAAACATAAAAGAAAAAGTTTTGAAATTAGATAATAATTTAAAAATAATTGAGAAATCTGATATTAAAAAATCTTATGAAAATATTTTTAACTATAAAGGTGGATTTTTTTTAATACTTTTTATTATTGTAATTTTTACCTTAGCTTTAGTTATTTTCCAAAGATATTCACAAATTAGTTCAAATGAGAAAAAACAAATTGCTATTTTAAAAGCTTTAGGTTTTAGTATAAAAGATATTATAAAACTTAAACTTACTGAAAACTTTATAATCTCTTTTACAGCATTTATTTTAGGAGTTATTTTTGCATATATCTTTGTTTTTATCTTTCAAGCACCTATTTTAAAATATATATTTATTGGCTTTTCAAACTTACAAAATAATTTCTTAATTGAAACTTATTTTGAAGTTTCATCAATTTTCACACTTTTTCTATTTTTTATGATTCCATTTTTAAGTGCTGTTCTAATTCCAACTTGGAAAACATCAGCAATAAATCCTTATGAAAGTTTAAAATGA
- a CDS encoding GDSL-type esterase/lipase family protein — MRIIILITLFLQALIASEWRIQNDPYYKHKVSQFSMLKDISSAKIMMLGDSITDEGEWSELWQEVVQNRGISGDTTSGVLDRLNIVGPNIKEVYIMIGVNDIMRGAKFEVVFDNYKKIVEFFQKLGIKINIQSTLYIGESRKKDFNIEVEKLNISLKEFAKQNSINFIDLNPILAPNKVLKSEFTKDDLHLNGDAYKLWIDELKNNRK, encoded by the coding sequence ATGAGAATTATAATTTTGATAACTCTTTTTTTGCAAGCTTTGATTGCTAGTGAATGGAGAATACAAAATGATCCATATTATAAACATAAAGTGAGCCAATTTTCTATGTTGAAAGATATTAGCAGTGCAAAAATAATGATGCTTGGAGATTCTATAACTGATGAAGGAGAGTGGAGTGAACTTTGGCAAGAAGTGGTACAAAATAGAGGGATTAGTGGAGATACTACAAGTGGAGTTCTTGATAGATTAAATATAGTTGGCCCAAATATAAAAGAGGTTTATATTATGATTGGTGTAAATGATATTATGAGAGGTGCAAAATTTGAAGTTGTATTTGATAACTATAAAAAAATAGTTGAATTTTTTCAAAAATTAGGTATAAAAATAAATATCCAATCAACTTTATATATTGGAGAGAGTAGAAAAAAAGATTTTAATATAGAAGTTGAAAAGTTAAATATTAGTTTAAAAGAGTTTGCAAAGCAAAATAGTATAAATTTTATAGATTTAAATCCAATCTTAGCACCAAATAAAGTTCTAAAGAGTGAATTTACAAAGGATGATTTACATTTAAATGGAGATGCCTATAAACTTTGGATAGATGAGTTAAAAAATAATAGAAAATAA